One Planctomycetia bacterium DNA segment encodes these proteins:
- a CDS encoding DUF1501 domain-containing protein: MLTLFGNRRHRFCDGVSRREFMRIGALGFGASMLTLPDILRAETAAGKSPSSHKAVINVFLGGGPPHQDMWEIKTDAPSEIRGEFKPIATNVPGIEICEVFPRLAQMMDKCAVIRSVVGTEDRHDAYQCNTGWRFNELRVLGGHPSIGAAVSRLQGPVDLSVPPFVGLAERTSHVEWSDPGTAGFLNSGYGPFKPDGPGMANMRLGEIPLERLKDRRSLLAGFDRLRRDADATGQMAGMDAFGQRALDVLSSSKLVDALDLAKEDPKIVERYGDGKPYNYQYDGAPTRNDHLLIARRLVQAGVRCVTLSYGRWDSHGANFDLVRDHGGKLDQGLSALIEDLEVHGMLDDVTVIAWGEFGRTPRINAQAGRDHWSQVSCALMAGGGMRTGQAIGETNRLGEYAKVRPVHVQEILATLYHNLGIDPTTTTIVDPTGRPQYLVERGPLVELV, encoded by the coding sequence ATGCTCACGCTGTTCGGCAACCGCCGCCACCGTTTTTGCGATGGCGTTTCGCGACGTGAATTCATGCGGATCGGCGCGCTCGGCTTTGGCGCCAGCATGCTCACGTTGCCGGACATCCTGCGGGCGGAAACCGCGGCGGGAAAATCGCCTTCGTCCCACAAGGCCGTGATCAACGTGTTCCTCGGGGGCGGTCCGCCGCACCAGGACATGTGGGAAATCAAGACCGACGCCCCGTCGGAAATTCGCGGCGAATTCAAGCCGATCGCCACGAACGTGCCGGGCATCGAAATTTGCGAGGTCTTCCCGCGCTTGGCCCAGATGATGGACAAGTGCGCGGTGATTCGCTCCGTGGTCGGCACGGAAGATCGCCACGACGCGTATCAGTGCAACACCGGTTGGCGCTTCAACGAGCTGCGCGTGCTGGGCGGACACCCGTCGATCGGCGCCGCGGTTTCGCGATTACAAGGGCCGGTCGATCTCTCGGTGCCTCCGTTCGTGGGTCTCGCCGAGAGAACTAGCCACGTGGAATGGAGCGATCCTGGTACGGCCGGTTTTCTCAATTCCGGCTACGGCCCATTCAAGCCGGACGGACCGGGCATGGCCAACATGCGGCTGGGCGAGATTCCGCTCGAACGGTTGAAAGACCGGCGCTCGCTGCTGGCTGGCTTTGATCGCTTGCGACGTGACGCCGATGCCACGGGGCAAATGGCCGGGATGGATGCCTTCGGGCAACGCGCTTTGGACGTGCTCTCGTCGAGCAAGTTGGTCGACGCCCTCGATCTCGCGAAGGAAGACCCGAAGATCGTTGAGCGTTACGGCGACGGCAAGCCGTACAACTATCAATACGACGGCGCGCCGACGCGGAACGATCACCTACTCATCGCGCGGCGGTTGGTGCAGGCCGGCGTCCGTTGCGTGACGCTGAGCTACGGCCGCTGGGACAGTCACGGCGCGAACTTTGATCTCGTCCGCGATCACGGCGGCAAGCTCGATCAAGGGCTGAGCGCACTGATCGAGGACCTCGAAGTTCACGGCATGTTGGACGACGTGACGGTGATCGCCTGGGGCGAATTCGGCCGCACGCCGCGGATCAACGCCCAGGCGGGGCGCGATCACTGGTCGCAAGTCAGCTGCGCGCTGATGGCCGGCGGCGGCATGAGGACCGGCCAGGCGATCGGCGAAACGAACCGCCTCGGCGAATACGCCAAGGTCCGCCCAGTGCACGTCCAGGAAATCCTGGCAACGCTCTACCACAACCTCGGCATCGACCCGACGACGACCACGATCGTTGACCCGACCGGCCGGCCGCAGTATCTGGTGGAACGCGGGCCGTTGGTGGAGTTGGTGTAG
- a CDS encoding thioredoxin family protein, producing MPVCFFGRQRSVHASWLALLALLSLVAPAAAQINELNALLDGGRSAPGEKLTVSAQFAPGANGQPATLFVIAELQPGWHTYSVTQPKGGPIRTAIKLEESGEYKIAGEFAVDPPAESRAEPLFGGINVEEHHDKVVWFAPISFTPDVDLKNVVVKGSVRAQLCDAGSCLPPKDYAFEARLGDMIPVSGAPAEAPEPKPLRSPATQAPTVDALPPQLEETPDDYRASGSHVVWRGQIEPSVAAPGEVVNVQITAVPVESYHLYAYAAKDPRTPQSSKPTLVLLTDHPEWAIAGPGASAEPVEKASETSASPEKFYEEPIAWTFQLTVPADAPHGKLSLTGMVGYQACLGGENGVCDFPLAAQFNGMFEVAAATGKEAAPLRFTKGRSYTEVAKLADGDSEVEAAPPAPASRQEPSESGAPAVTQSESANLPFWSAIGFGFLGGLLLNLMPCVLPVIGLKVLAFVEQAGKDRGHVFALNAVYSLGIISVFALLAGLASLAGFGWGQQFSYASFNIVMTAVIFVMALSFLGVWEIPIPGFVGGSTASALARKEGWSGTFIKGVLTTILATPCSGPGLGTALAWTTGKPTLHVFGVFLSMGVGMASPYLLIGAFPSLLRFLPKPGAWMDTFKHMMGFVLVGTVAYMLTLLSPPLVIPTVTLLFGLWAACWWIGRVPYTATLGEKLKTWAQAAAFSAAIFIVAFVGWAKWTPEIVSFVGIKELMQEREEEDFRLKIAQGGGALEIRLVEDASAAIPWNPYTEKTLAELTSQGRPVMIDFTADWCQTCKAMEKFVLNTTAVREKLKELGVVPLQADMSDFPPEPSEWLNKYAGTEQIPVVAIYAPGQTTPAKVFVGGCTQSQVLEELNRLTPAEQRTAALPQ from the coding sequence ATGCCCGTTTGTTTTTTTGGTCGTCAGCGTTCTGTTCATGCGTCGTGGTTGGCGTTGCTCGCTTTGCTCTCGCTGGTTGCTCCGGCAGCGGCGCAGATCAATGAGTTGAACGCCCTGCTCGATGGCGGCCGCAGCGCGCCCGGCGAAAAGCTGACGGTGAGCGCTCAATTCGCTCCCGGAGCGAACGGCCAGCCGGCGACATTGTTTGTCATCGCAGAGTTGCAGCCGGGCTGGCATACGTACTCTGTTACGCAGCCCAAGGGGGGGCCGATTCGCACGGCGATTAAGCTGGAGGAATCGGGCGAATACAAGATTGCGGGCGAATTTGCGGTGGACCCGCCTGCGGAATCCCGTGCCGAGCCGCTGTTCGGCGGCATCAATGTCGAGGAGCACCACGACAAGGTCGTGTGGTTTGCGCCGATTTCCTTCACGCCCGACGTGGATTTGAAGAATGTCGTCGTCAAAGGGTCGGTCCGCGCGCAGTTGTGCGACGCGGGCAGTTGCCTGCCGCCGAAGGACTATGCGTTCGAGGCGCGATTGGGCGACATGATCCCGGTGAGCGGTGCTCCTGCGGAAGCGCCGGAGCCCAAGCCGCTGCGCTCCCCGGCCACGCAAGCGCCAACGGTTGATGCGTTGCCGCCGCAACTAGAAGAGACGCCGGACGATTATCGTGCTTCGGGAAGCCATGTCGTTTGGCGAGGGCAGATTGAACCGTCGGTCGCGGCCCCTGGTGAGGTGGTGAACGTCCAAATCACCGCCGTGCCGGTGGAGAGCTATCACCTTTACGCCTACGCGGCGAAGGATCCACGGACGCCGCAGTCGAGCAAACCGACGTTGGTGTTGTTGACCGATCATCCGGAATGGGCGATTGCCGGCCCGGGCGCGAGCGCCGAACCGGTTGAAAAAGCGAGCGAGACGAGCGCCTCGCCGGAGAAATTCTACGAAGAACCGATCGCCTGGACGTTTCAGCTCACCGTGCCGGCCGACGCGCCGCATGGCAAATTGAGTTTGACCGGCATGGTGGGTTATCAAGCTTGCCTTGGCGGCGAGAACGGCGTCTGCGATTTCCCGTTGGCGGCGCAATTCAACGGCATGTTTGAAGTCGCCGCCGCGACGGGTAAAGAGGCTGCCCCATTGCGGTTCACCAAGGGCCGTTCGTACACCGAAGTCGCCAAGCTGGCGGACGGTGATAGCGAAGTTGAAGCTGCACCGCCTGCCCCGGCATCACGGCAAGAGCCGAGCGAAAGCGGCGCGCCCGCAGTAACTCAGAGTGAATCGGCGAACCTGCCATTCTGGTCGGCGATTGGTTTCGGGTTCCTCGGCGGGTTGCTGTTGAATTTGATGCCGTGCGTGTTGCCGGTCATCGGGCTCAAGGTGCTGGCTTTTGTCGAGCAAGCAGGCAAAGATCGCGGACATGTGTTTGCGTTGAACGCGGTGTACTCGCTGGGAATCATCTCGGTGTTTGCGCTCTTAGCGGGTCTAGCGAGTCTGGCTGGCTTTGGTTGGGGCCAACAGTTCAGCTACGCCAGCTTTAACATCGTGATGACGGCCGTGATCTTCGTCATGGCCTTGAGTTTTCTCGGCGTGTGGGAAATTCCGATCCCGGGCTTCGTCGGCGGCAGTACCGCTAGTGCCCTGGCGCGCAAGGAAGGTTGGTCGGGCACCTTCATCAAGGGCGTGTTGACGACGATTCTGGCCACGCCTTGCAGCGGGCCAGGCTTGGGAACGGCGCTCGCTTGGACGACCGGTAAACCGACGCTGCATGTGTTCGGAGTGTTTCTCAGCATGGGCGTGGGCATGGCCAGCCCTTATCTGCTGATCGGCGCGTTTCCGTCGCTGTTGCGATTTCTGCCGAAGCCGGGCGCTTGGATGGACACGTTTAAGCACATGATGGGCTTCGTGCTCGTGGGCACCGTGGCCTATATGCTCACGTTGTTGAGCCCGCCGCTGGTCATTCCGACTGTGACATTGCTGTTTGGTCTGTGGGCCGCGTGCTGGTGGATCGGCCGCGTGCCATACACAGCGACGCTCGGTGAAAAACTGAAAACCTGGGCGCAGGCCGCGGCGTTCTCCGCCGCGATCTTCATCGTGGCCTTCGTCGGCTGGGCGAAGTGGACGCCGGAGATCGTTTCGTTCGTGGGCATCAAAGAACTGATGCAGGAGCGCGAGGAGGAGGATTTTCGATTGAAGATTGCTCAAGGCGGCGGCGCCTTGGAGATTCGTCTCGTGGAAGACGCCAGCGCGGCGATTCCTTGGAACCCGTATACGGAAAAGACGCTGGCGGAACTGACTTCGCAGGGCCGCCCGGTGATGATCGACTTCACCGCCGATTGGTGCCAGACCTGTAAGGCGATGGAGAAGTTCGTCCTTAATACCACGGCCGTGCGGGAGAAGCTCAAAGAATTGGGCGTGGTGCCGTTGCAAGCGGATATGTCGGACTTCCCGCCGGAGCCCAGCGAATGGCTCAATAAATATGCAGGCACCGAGCAAATCCCCGTCGTGGCGATTTACGCCCCCGGGCAGACCACGCCGGCCAAGGTGTTCGTGGGCGGCTGCACGCAATCGCAGGTGTTGGAGGAGTTGAACCGGCTGACTCCGGCGGAACAGCGGACCGCGGCGCTGCCGCAGTAA